In Drosophila yakuba strain Tai18E2 chromosome X, Prin_Dyak_Tai18E2_2.1, whole genome shotgun sequence, a single genomic region encodes these proteins:
- the LOC6526094 gene encoding small G protein signaling modulator 2 has protein sequence MVQVNADGSDYKERLIASVKKEVKQLMEEAVTKKYVHEESSSVTSLCGAVEACLSQGLRRRALGLFKTSSTTALLHKIAKSCPEAEHISKLVQEIEASDPSKRSSSSSDSFQRPPMLKKSSSNSMSSGTNAAGTSSSASASISVSASTSSMSLASMKYLWIRLALYEKRLTKIIEYLVSNASSFYDRDSLVSDPDYGSILSSLLVGPCALEFTRAKTADHYWTDPHADELVQRHRISSCRRSSSTCSRPAIINFKRSLNTSSDEAGTGSFKSIASASVAKDYVESLHQNAKATLLYGKNNVQVLPKDVAEPMPGYLSLHQHIQTLTIKWTPNQLMNGYTEAEEADDIDKDTFWAYALNINVDEIVYVHCHQSRGEDSGGTVILVGQDGVQRPPIHFPEGGHMQQFLSCLETGLLPHGQLDPPLWSQRGIGKMFLWPRSMRRRILPSVMESVDETPIDYVFRIVSKSRHEEFAATHSILDFVRSTPRRAQLSSCSTTGSSDCSNKSLSIDQFPLESPLLLQQQQQQQQLLQAQSTSIEMVCSTMRRQIISRAFYGWLAYCRHLSTVRTHLSGLVHGRITPEMKADEEGLTKERWQLLNVDGVLENANEFFRLVYFGGVQPELRQEVWPYLLGHYAFGSTTEDRKKQDETCKHYYETTMSEWLAVDAIVQQREKEKTARAVAKLSSGSNSGNERTVRAADLEAGGELENEVFEDISDISDPGDLEFDEQQQQQQHQQAECAVSGNHLSVKPIPRAMKTSTDSGHVDEGESFNELDEPDEEDNNAKQQQDPKNPESEDQLEYRKLEDQLNPEPSCSASTASSYETVGPSDVHQRPTSDTRSVLSPEYLSADDLQLPDDEEAVKPQQPAAAAVIITKASVDISNWERSPKTAEGDQMSPLEEQAAESGGAGVNMDALQQPKSACASPASSNGGVYSSELLEQFGLNLHRIEKDVQRCDRNYWYFANENLDKLRNVISTYVWEHLDVGYMQGMCDLVAPLLVIFDDESLSYSCFCKLMERMIENFPSGGAMDMHFANMRSLIQILDSEMYDLMDSNGDYTHFYFCYRWFLLDFKRELVYDDVFATWEVIWAAKHIASGHFVLFLALALLETYRDIILSNSMDFTDVIKFFNEMAERHNAQSVLQLARSLVLQLQMIIENK, from the exons ATGGTGCAAGTCAATGCAG ATGGCTCCGACTATAAGGAGCGGCTGATAGCCAGCGTGAAGAAGGAGGTGAAGCAGCTGATGGAGGAGGCGGTGACCAAGAAGTACGTCCACGAGGAGAGCAGCTCGGTGACCTCGTTGTGCGGCGCCGTGGAGGCCTGCCTCAGTCAGGGCCTCCGGCGAAGGGCACTGGGACTGTTCAAGACCTCGTCGACGACGGCGCTGCTGCACAAGATCGCCAAGAGTTGCCCGGAGGCGGAGCACATCAGCAAGCTGGTGCAGGAGATCGAGGCCAGCGATCCCAGCAAGCGgtcctccagcagcagcgacagcttCCAGCGGCCGCCGATGCTCaagaagagcagcagcaactcgaTGTCCAGCGGCACCAATGCGGCGGGCACCTCGTCCTCCGCCTCCGCTTCCATTAGCGTCAGTGCCAGCACCTCAAGCATGTCCCTGGCCAGCATGAA GTATCTGTGGATTCGGTTGGCTCTCTACGAAAAGCGACTGACCAAGATCATTGAGTATCTGGTGAGCAATGCCAGTAGCTTCTACGACCGGGACTCCCTGGTGTCCGATCCGGACTACGGATCCATCCTCAGCTCCTTGCTGGTGGGTCCTTGCGCCCTGGAATTCACGCGGGCCAAAACAGCCGATCACTATTGGACCGATCCGCACGCAGATGAACTG GTGCAACGTCACCGGATCAGCTCGTGTCGCCGCTCCTCGTCGACGTGTTCGCGTCCGGCGATCATCAACTTCAAGCGGAGCCTGAACACGAGCTCCGACGAGGCGGGCACCGGATCCTTCAAGTCGATTGCCTCGGCCAGTGTGGCCAAGGACTATGTGGAGTCGCTGCATCAGAACGCGAAGGCCACGCTGCTCTACGGCAAGAACAATGTGCAGGTGCTGCCCAAGGATGTGGCCGAGCCCATGCCGGGATACCTCAGCCTGCACCAGCACATCCAGACGCTGACCATCAAGTGGACGCCCAACCAGCTGATGAACGGCTACAccgaggcggaggaggcggaCGACATCGACAAGGACACCTTCTGGGCCTACGCCCTGAACATTAACGTGGACGAGATCGTCTACGTCCACTGTCACCAGAGTCGCGGCGAGGACAGCGGCGGCACCGTCATCCTTGTGGGCCAGGACGGCGTCCAACGACCACCCATCCACTTCCCCGAGGGCGGGCACATGCAGCAGTTTCTCAGCTGCCTGGAGACGGGTCTCCTGCCGCACGGCCAGCTGGATCCGCCACTGTGGTCGCAGCGGGGCATCGGCAAGATGTTCCTTTGGCCCAGGAGCATGCGACGCCGCATTCTGCCTTCGGTCATGGAGTCCGTGGACGAGACGCCCATCGACTACGTCTTCCGCATCGTCAGCAAGAGCCGCCACGAGGAGTTCG ctgccaCCCACTCCATCCTGGACTTTGTGCGCAGCACTCCGCGGCGGGCGCAACtgagcagctgctccaccaCCGGCAGCAGCGACTGCTCCAACAAGAGCCTCTCCATCGACCAGTTCCCGCTGGAGTCGccgctgctcctccagcagcagcagcagcagcaacagctgctcCAGGCGCAGAGCACCAGCATTGAGATGGTGTGCTCCACGATGCGCCGGCAGATCATCTCCAGGGCCTTCTACGGCTGGCTGGCCTACTGTCGCCACCTCTCCACGGTCCGCACCCACTTGTCCGGTCTGGTGCACGGCAGGATTACGCCGGAGA TGAAAGCCGATGAGGAGGGCTTGACGAAGGAGCGCTGGCAGCTGCTGAATGTGGACGGCGTGCTGGAGAATGCGAACGAGTTCTTTCGCCTGGTCTACTTCGGTGGCGTCCAGCCGGAGCTGCGGCAGGAGGTGTGGCCGTACCTCTTGGGCCACTACGCCTTCGGCTCCACAACGGAGGATCGCAAGAAGCAGGACGAGACCTGCAAGCACTACTATGAGACCACGATGAGCGAGTGGCTGGCGGTGGACGCCATTGTGCAGCAGAGAGAGAAGGAGAAGACAGCGCGGGCGGTGGCCAAGCTGAGTTCCGGCAGCAACTCTGGAAACGAGAGGACTGTGCGGGCAGCCGACCTGGAAGCGGGTGGCGAACTAGAGAACGAGGTGTTCGAGGACATCTCGGACATTTCCGATCCCGGCGATCTGGAGTTCGatgagcaacagcaacagcagcagcatcagcaggcGGAGTGTGCGGTGAGTGGCAATCACCTGAGCGTGAAGCCCATTCCGAGGGCCATGAAGACCAGCACGGATTCGGGGCACGTGGACGAGGGCGAGAGCTTCAATGAACTGGACGAACCGGATGAGGAGGACAACAAtgccaagcagcagcaggatccAAAGAATCCAGAGTCTGAGGACCAGTTGGAGTACCGGAAGCTGGAGGATCAGCTCAATCCGGAGCCCAGCTGCTCCGCATCCACAGCCTCCTCATACGAGACAGTGGGACCCAGCGATGTGCATCAACGCCCGACCAGCGACACGCGCAGTGTCCTCAGTCCTGAGTACTTGAGTGCCGACGACCTCCAGCTGCCGGACGATGAAGAGGCAGTGAAGCCGCAACAGCCGGCTGCCGCCGCTGTCATCATCACAAAGGCCTCCGTGGACATTAGCAACTGGGAGCGCAGTCCGAAGACGGCAGAGGGCGACCAGATGTCACCTCTCGAGGAGCAGGCTGCCGAATCCGGCGGAGCAGGCGTCAACATGGATGCCCTTCAGCAGCCCAAGTCCGCTTGCGCTTCACCAGCCAGCTCCAATGGAGGTGTCTACAGT AGCGAACTCCTGGAGCAGTTCGGGCTGAATCTGCATCGGATCGAGAAGGACGTGCAGCGATGCGACAGGAACTACTGGTACTTCGCCAACGAGAACCTGGACAAGCTGCGCAACGTGATCTCCACGTACGTGTGGGAGCACCTGGACGTGGGCTACATGCAGGGCATGTGCGACCTGGTGGCTCCCCTCCTGGTCATCTTCGACGACGAGTCGCTCAGCTACAGCTGCTTCTGCAAGCTCATGGAGCGCATGATCGAGAACTTTCCCAGCGGCGGGGCCATGGACATGCACTTTGCCAACATGAG GTCCCTCATCCAGATCCTCGACTCGGAGATGTACGACCTGATGGACTCGAACGGCGACTACACGCACTTCTACTTCTGCTACAGGTGGTTCCTGCTCGACTTCAAGAGGGAGCTCGTCTACGACGACGTCTTCGCCACCTGGGAGGTGATCTGGGCGGCCAAGCACATCGCCTCCGGCCACTTCGTCCTCTTCCTGGCCCTGGCCCTGCTGGAGACCTATCGCGACATCATCCTCTCGAACAGCATGGACTTCACCGACGTCATCAAGTTCTTTAATG AAATGGCCGAACGCCACAATGCCCAGTCGGTGCTCCAATTGGCCCGGAGTTTGGTTCTCCAGCTGCAGATGATCATCGAGAACAAGTAG
- the LOC6526095 gene encoding glutathione S-transferase theta-1 isoform X1 gives MSVSFLASLLGLSNDEDQLQLAFDEVQNRRVPSRQPTNLRMSAPIRYYYDLMSQPSRALFIIFRLSNMPFEDCVVALRNGEHLTEDFKKEINRFQRVPCIHDNGYKLAESVAILRYLSAKGKIPEHLYPKYFVDQSRVDEFLEWQHMSLRLTCAMYFRTVWLEPLLTGRTPTEAKIETFRMHMERNLDVVEEVWLEGKDFLTGSHLTVADIFAACEIEQTRMADYDVRIKYPKIRAWLKRVRQSCNPYYDVAHEFVYKISGTGPQAKL, from the exons ATGTCGGTGTCGTTTTTGGCCAGTTTACTGGGACTCAGCAATGACGAGGATCAGCTGCAGTTGGCCTTTGATGAGGTGCAAAATCGCAGAg TTCCCTCCAGACAGCCAACGAACCTGAGGATGTCCGCTCCCATTCGCTACTACTATGACCTGATGTCACAGCCCTCGAGGGCGTTGTTCATCATCTTCCGGCTAAGCAACATGCCCTTCGAAGACTGCGTGGTGGCCCTGCGCAATG GCGAGCACTTAACCGAAGACTTCAAGAAGGAGATTAACCGCTTCCAGCGCGTGCCCTGCATCCACGACAATGGCTACAAGCTGGCGGAGAGTGTGGCCATCCTGCGCTATCTGAGCGCCAAGGGCAAGATACCGGAGCACCTGTATCCAAAGTACTTCGTTGACCAGAGTCGCGTGGACGAGTTCCTCGAGTGGCAGCACATGTCCCTGCGGCTCACCTGCGCCATGTACTTCCGCACCGTGTGGCTGGAGCCGCTTCTGACCGGACGCACTCCCACCGAGGCCAAAATCGAGACGTTCCGCATGCACATGGAGCGCAACCTCGACGTGGTGGAAGAGGTCTGGCTGGAGGGCAAGGACTTTCTCACAGGATCCCACCTCACCGTGGCAGACATCTTTGCAGCCTGTGAAATTGAACAGACAC GAATGGCCGACTACGATGTCAGGATCAAGTACCCCAAAATCAGGGCGTGGCTGAAGAGAGTGCGCCAGAGCTGCAATCCTTACTACGATGTGGCCCACGAGTTCGTTTACAAGATCTCTGGCACGGGTCCACAGGCCAAGCTATAA
- the LOC6526095 gene encoding glutathione S-transferase theta-1 isoform X2: MSAPIRYYYDLMSQPSRALFIIFRLSNMPFEDCVVALRNGEHLTEDFKKEINRFQRVPCIHDNGYKLAESVAILRYLSAKGKIPEHLYPKYFVDQSRVDEFLEWQHMSLRLTCAMYFRTVWLEPLLTGRTPTEAKIETFRMHMERNLDVVEEVWLEGKDFLTGSHLTVADIFAACEIEQTRMADYDVRIKYPKIRAWLKRVRQSCNPYYDVAHEFVYKISGTGPQAKL; this comes from the exons ATGTCCGCTCCCATTCGCTACTACTATGACCTGATGTCACAGCCCTCGAGGGCGTTGTTCATCATCTTCCGGCTAAGCAACATGCCCTTCGAAGACTGCGTGGTGGCCCTGCGCAATG GCGAGCACTTAACCGAAGACTTCAAGAAGGAGATTAACCGCTTCCAGCGCGTGCCCTGCATCCACGACAATGGCTACAAGCTGGCGGAGAGTGTGGCCATCCTGCGCTATCTGAGCGCCAAGGGCAAGATACCGGAGCACCTGTATCCAAAGTACTTCGTTGACCAGAGTCGCGTGGACGAGTTCCTCGAGTGGCAGCACATGTCCCTGCGGCTCACCTGCGCCATGTACTTCCGCACCGTGTGGCTGGAGCCGCTTCTGACCGGACGCACTCCCACCGAGGCCAAAATCGAGACGTTCCGCATGCACATGGAGCGCAACCTCGACGTGGTGGAAGAGGTCTGGCTGGAGGGCAAGGACTTTCTCACAGGATCCCACCTCACCGTGGCAGACATCTTTGCAGCCTGTGAAATTGAACAGACAC GAATGGCCGACTACGATGTCAGGATCAAGTACCCCAAAATCAGGGCGTGGCTGAAGAGAGTGCGCCAGAGCTGCAATCCTTACTACGATGTGGCCCACGAGTTCGTTTACAAGATCTCTGGCACGGGTCCACAGGCCAAGCTATAA